The Alkalihalobacillus sp. LMS6 genomic interval TTGAGCAACACGTATCATTTATGGCTACGACCTGGAGAAGATATTATCCAAGAAGCTGGTGGTTTGCACCAGTTTATGAACTGGGATAAGCCAATTTTAACGGATTCTGGTGGATTTCAGGTATTTAGTTTAAGTGATTTGCGTAAAATTGAAGAAGAAGGGGTTCATTTTCGCAACCATTTAAGTGGTGAAAAGCTCTTTTTGTCACCTGAGAAAGCGATGCAAATTCAACATGCTCTCGGTTCAGATATTATGATGGCGTTTGATGAATGTCCGCCGTATCCAGCGGATTATAGCTATATGAGGCAGTCGGTAGAACGGACAAGTCGCTGGGCGGAACGTTGTTTAACGGAACATCATAATTCTGGAAAATCTTCGCTTCAAGGATTGTTTGGGATCATTCAAGGTGGCGAATATGAAGAACTTCGTAAACAGAGCGCGAAAGATTTGACATCACTGGATTTCCCCGGTTATGCTGTAGGTGGATTGTCTGTCGGAGAGCCGAAAGACGTCATGAATCGTGTGCTGGAATTTACAACACCCCTAATGCCTGAAGATAAACCACGGTATTTAATGGGGGTTGGATCACCTGATTCACTAATTGACGGGGTTATAAGAGGAATTGACATGTTTGATTGTGTCTTGCCTACCCGTATTGCACGAAATGGTACTTGTATGACAAGTGAAGGAAGATTAGTCGTCCGTAACGCAAAGTTTGCTCGAGATTTTCGACCGCTTGATGAGAATTGTGATTGCCATGTTTGTCGCACCTATAGTCGCGCATATATTAGGCACTTGATAAAATGTGAAGAGACATTTGGTTTCCGACTCACCACGTATCACAATCTTTATTTCTTGCTACAGCTTATGAAAAAAGTGAGACAAGCTATTATGGAAGATCGCCTTCAAGATTTTCGTGATGAATTTTTTGAGAGCTATGGATTTAATAAAGAAAACGCTAAGAACTTTTAATGAATCGTTTTCTTTATCA includes:
- the tgt gene encoding tRNA guanosine(34) transglycosylase Tgt, whose protein sequence is MPITYEHIKTCKQTGARLGRVHTPHGTFETPMFMPVGTMATVKTMSPEDLKAMDAQIILSNTYHLWLRPGEDIIQEAGGLHQFMNWDKPILTDSGGFQVFSLSDLRKIEEEGVHFRNHLSGEKLFLSPEKAMQIQHALGSDIMMAFDECPPYPADYSYMRQSVERTSRWAERCLTEHHNSGKSSLQGLFGIIQGGEYEELRKQSAKDLTSLDFPGYAVGGLSVGEPKDVMNRVLEFTTPLMPEDKPRYLMGVGSPDSLIDGVIRGIDMFDCVLPTRIARNGTCMTSEGRLVVRNAKFARDFRPLDENCDCHVCRTYSRAYIRHLIKCEETFGFRLTTYHNLYFLLQLMKKVRQAIMEDRLQDFRDEFFESYGFNKENAKNF